The Hymenobacter sp. DG01 genome has a segment encoding these proteins:
- the glyA gene encoding serine hydroxymethyltransferase — protein METQATTLAQDTAIFDLIQKEQERQTHGIELIASENYVSEQVMRAQGSILTNKYAEGLPGKRYYGGCEIVDQIEQLAIDRAKALFGVEWVNVQPHSGAQANAAVMLAVLNPGDKILGFDLSHGGHLTHGSPVNFSGKLYKPSFYGVEQETGLIDWEKVKETARREQPKLIICGASAYSRDWNYQALREAADEVGALLLADISHPSGLIAKGLLNNPFQHCHIVTTTTHKTLRGPRGGLIMLGKDFENPFGLKTPKGEIRLMSSLLDSAVFPGTQGGPLEHVIGAKAVAFGEALSDAYTDYTHQVIRNAQALANGFVERGYQIISGGTDNHLMLIDLRSKGLTGKLAENTLIKADITINKNMVPFDDKSPFITSGMRIGSAAVTTRGLKETDMARIVDFIDEVLTHNADDARIARVRGEINEWMQQYPLFA, from the coding sequence ATGGAAACGCAAGCCACCACCCTCGCCCAAGACACGGCCATCTTCGATCTGATTCAGAAAGAGCAAGAGCGGCAAACCCACGGTATTGAACTCATTGCCTCCGAGAACTACGTTTCGGAGCAGGTGATGCGGGCCCAGGGCTCCATCCTCACCAATAAGTACGCCGAGGGCCTGCCCGGCAAGCGCTACTACGGTGGCTGCGAAATCGTGGACCAGATTGAGCAGTTGGCCATCGACCGCGCCAAAGCGCTGTTCGGGGTAGAGTGGGTGAACGTGCAGCCGCACTCTGGCGCCCAGGCCAACGCGGCCGTCATGCTGGCCGTGCTCAACCCCGGCGACAAAATTCTGGGTTTCGACCTGAGCCACGGCGGCCACCTGACCCACGGCTCGCCGGTAAACTTCTCAGGCAAGCTCTACAAGCCTTCATTTTACGGTGTAGAGCAGGAAACTGGCCTCATCGACTGGGAGAAAGTAAAGGAAACCGCCCGCCGCGAGCAGCCTAAGCTCATCATCTGCGGAGCCTCGGCCTACTCCCGCGACTGGAATTACCAGGCCCTGCGCGAAGCTGCCGACGAGGTAGGGGCCCTGTTGCTGGCTGATATTTCGCACCCTTCCGGCCTTATTGCCAAGGGCCTGCTGAATAACCCCTTCCAGCACTGCCACATTGTAACCACCACTACCCACAAAACCCTGCGCGGCCCCCGTGGCGGCCTGATCATGCTGGGTAAAGATTTCGAAAACCCCTTCGGCCTGAAAACCCCGAAGGGCGAAATCCGGCTGATGAGCAGTCTGCTCGACAGCGCCGTGTTCCCCGGCACCCAGGGTGGCCCCCTGGAGCACGTTATCGGGGCCAAGGCCGTGGCTTTCGGCGAGGCTCTCAGCGACGCCTACACTGACTACACCCACCAGGTTATCCGGAACGCCCAGGCGCTGGCCAATGGCTTTGTGGAGCGCGGCTACCAGATTATTTCCGGCGGCACCGATAACCACTTGATGCTGATTGACCTGCGCAGCAAGGGTCTCACCGGCAAGCTGGCCGAAAACACCCTCATCAAGGCCGATATCACCATCAACAAGAACATGGTGCCCTTCGATGACAAGTCGCCTTTCATCACCAGCGGCATGCGCATCGGCTCGGCCGCTGTTACCACGCGCGGCCTGAAGGAAACCGACATGGCCCGCATCGTGGACTTTATTGACGAGGTACTGACCCACAACGCCGATGATGCCCGCATTGCCCGGGTGCGCGGCGAAATCAATGAGTGGATGCAGCAGTACCCGCTCTTCGCTTAA
- a CDS encoding beta-1,3-glucanase family protein has product MKKLTLFSLFTLLLSVLLPLSGWAQGSIPFTIANNSPYPDSDLYVAIVGKDEAGNHLWINAANSQVLPMSSAYNTVTGPTYNGNTGPGQNSKYAACFTRLSNIPNKTFTLPYIAGCRVFIAQGQQLYLYFFGASGAPSGYAAPDFQNPNDPNKGIRYEFIELTNNQYGFFGNHTRVDSYHYPMGLELWGNGYYKRAGELKSHADILAAYQSFAPTAFQSLLNTSAGTITCPGKSPAFQAGGAQANYFGSYIDAIWSKYVNEDLIFNAGDAGVFKGRITNGQLKVVGQSGGFVGRTGIISRKPTTQEVLEGKGVLDQRVVDGDLDLVIQSQLCAAINRHVVNTTTPNPGQQNWYNASQYYLTAPANYYARFWHQGGISVDNLNYGFAYDDVNDQSSSLHTPQPTKVVATFGGFAGLSTTPPPATGVATFYKDCNYTGTAVNLPAGDYTLAALQARGILNDDVSSLKVNSGYEVVLYENDNYSGASLTVGSAGNGCLVNNPLGTGNWNDKTTSLRVRTATTSTPAFSLTLQAEAANVNNGMTVETCSEGGQNMGFVDAGDYLVWNGINFPTSGTYTIEYRVASGASGGTISSDLNAGAIQLGNSTIPGTGSWQTWTTVSRTVTINAGTYNFGIYAQTGGWNINWVRISKSSAAARTALATTAPEAATLGTQLYPNPVVDRLQLSGGEVNLAGSRYRVLDLHGRTVVTGPFDRGTAEVSTLPAGMYLLQVTTQNQQTITHRFTK; this is encoded by the coding sequence ATGAAAAAGCTTACGCTGTTTTCACTGTTTACTCTGCTGCTAAGTGTGCTGCTACCCCTTTCGGGGTGGGCCCAGGGTAGCATCCCGTTCACCATTGCCAACAACTCGCCCTACCCCGATTCAGACCTGTATGTGGCTATTGTAGGTAAGGATGAGGCCGGTAACCACCTCTGGATCAACGCCGCCAATAGCCAGGTGCTGCCCATGTCCTCGGCGTACAATACCGTAACGGGGCCCACGTACAATGGCAATACCGGGCCGGGCCAAAACTCGAAGTACGCGGCCTGCTTCACGCGCCTGAGCAACATCCCAAACAAGACGTTTACCCTGCCCTACATTGCGGGCTGCCGGGTGTTCATTGCCCAGGGCCAGCAGCTGTACCTGTACTTTTTCGGGGCATCCGGGGCACCCTCGGGCTACGCCGCCCCGGACTTTCAGAACCCCAACGACCCGAACAAGGGCATCCGCTACGAGTTCATTGAGTTGACCAACAACCAGTACGGCTTCTTTGGCAACCATACCCGCGTCGATTCCTACCACTACCCCATGGGCTTGGAGCTGTGGGGCAACGGCTACTACAAGCGCGCCGGCGAGCTGAAAAGCCACGCCGATATTCTGGCCGCCTACCAGAGCTTTGCGCCTACGGCCTTCCAGAGTCTGCTGAACACCTCGGCTGGCACCATCACCTGCCCCGGTAAGTCGCCGGCTTTCCAAGCGGGCGGGGCCCAGGCCAACTACTTCGGCTCCTACATTGATGCCATTTGGAGCAAGTACGTGAACGAAGACCTGATTTTCAATGCTGGCGACGCTGGCGTATTCAAGGGCCGTATCACCAATGGGCAGTTGAAGGTAGTGGGTCAGTCGGGCGGTTTCGTGGGCCGCACGGGCATCATCTCGCGCAAGCCTACCACCCAGGAAGTGCTGGAAGGCAAGGGCGTGCTGGATCAGCGCGTGGTTGACGGTGACCTAGACCTGGTGATACAGTCGCAGCTGTGCGCGGCCATCAACCGGCACGTAGTAAACACCACTACCCCCAACCCCGGCCAGCAGAACTGGTACAACGCCAGCCAGTACTACCTCACGGCTCCGGCCAACTACTACGCCCGCTTCTGGCACCAGGGCGGCATCAGCGTAGATAACCTGAACTACGGCTTTGCCTATGATGATGTAAATGACCAGTCCTCGTCACTGCACACGCCCCAACCCACCAAAGTGGTGGCCACCTTCGGGGGCTTTGCCGGCCTGAGCACCACCCCGCCCCCCGCTACCGGCGTGGCTACCTTCTATAAAGACTGCAACTACACCGGCACGGCTGTGAACCTGCCCGCCGGCGACTACACCCTGGCCGCCCTGCAAGCCCGGGGTATTCTGAACGACGACGTTTCCTCGCTGAAGGTGAACAGCGGCTACGAGGTAGTGCTCTACGAAAACGACAACTACAGTGGGGCTTCGCTCACGGTGGGCAGCGCCGGCAACGGGTGCCTGGTCAACAACCCTCTTGGTACCGGCAACTGGAACGACAAAACGACCTCCCTGCGGGTGCGCACGGCTACTACCTCCACGCCGGCGTTCAGCCTGACCCTGCAGGCCGAAGCTGCCAACGTAAACAACGGCATGACAGTGGAAACCTGCTCGGAAGGCGGCCAGAACATGGGCTTCGTGGATGCCGGCGACTACCTGGTATGGAACGGCATCAACTTCCCCACCTCGGGCACTTACACCATTGAGTACCGGGTAGCCAGCGGGGCCAGCGGCGGCACTATTTCCTCAGACCTGAACGCCGGCGCTATTCAGCTGGGCAACAGCACCATTCCGGGTACCGGCAGCTGGCAAACCTGGACCACCGTTTCCCGGACCGTGACCATCAACGCGGGCACTTACAACTTCGGCATCTATGCCCAGACGGGCGGCTGGAACATCAACTGGGTGCGCATCAGCAAGTCTTCGGCGGCGGCGCGCACGGCCCTGGCTACCACCGCGCCCGAGGCGGCTACCCTGGGTACCCAGCTCTACCCTAACCCCGTGGTGGACCGCCTGCAGCTGAGTGGCGGAGAAGTAAACCTGGCGGGCAGCCGCTACCGGGTACTGGACCTACACGGCCGCACCGTAGTCACCGGCCCCTTTGATCGGGGTACCGCAGAGGTAAGCACCCTGCCGGCCGGCATGTACCTGCTGCAGGTAACCACCCAAAATCAACAAACCATTACCCACCGCTTCACGAAGTAA
- a CDS encoding KGG domain-containing protein, with protein MATTRSTKSSETPATKRPRGFAAMDPATQRRIASEGGKASHESGRGHRFTSEEARAAGRKGGQASRSRNGQAGAAS; from the coding sequence ATGGCTACTACCCGCTCAACGAAATCGTCTGAAACACCTGCCACCAAGCGTCCCCGGGGCTTTGCGGCCATGGACCCCGCTACCCAGCGCCGCATTGCCAGCGAAGGCGGAAAAGCATCGCATGAAAGCGGCCGCGGCCACCGCTTTACTTCCGAAGAAGCCCGGGCAGCCGGCCGCAAAGGCGGCCAGGCCAGCCGGAGCCGCAACGGACAGGCCGGAGCTGCCAGCTAG
- a CDS encoding tol-pal system YbgF family protein: protein MTPPAFDLRPYLEELERFADGQMTRAEQADFETRLEQDAGLYQAYQAYEQLTADLRWVAGHETLHQRLLALDRRLDQRQEALTRIRRRQRKTQKQWGVVAAVVAGALLALWLMVRPNTPTPEAAWARYYVPDAGLPDDAVNESRRPLLAEAMRQFRDEHYAKALQNLRRVPTSSLGQDTLLYYSGIMLLSQEEPEQIRASQPFLRRVAMQSASPLAGRARYHLGMAYWRNQQITAARNTLRSVANDARNPYQDAARQLLRSNALPQE, encoded by the coding sequence ATGACGCCGCCCGCCTTCGACCTGCGCCCTTACCTGGAAGAGCTGGAACGCTTCGCCGATGGCCAGATGACCAGAGCCGAGCAGGCCGACTTTGAAACTCGTCTGGAGCAGGACGCCGGGCTCTACCAAGCTTATCAGGCTTACGAGCAGCTCACGGCCGATCTGCGCTGGGTAGCTGGCCACGAAACCCTGCACCAGCGCCTGCTGGCCCTCGACCGCCGCCTCGACCAGCGGCAGGAGGCGCTTACCCGTATTCGGCGACGCCAGCGTAAAACCCAGAAACAGTGGGGGGTAGTAGCCGCCGTAGTGGCGGGGGCACTGCTGGCTTTGTGGCTGATGGTGCGCCCCAATACCCCTACCCCTGAGGCTGCCTGGGCCCGCTACTACGTGCCCGATGCCGGCCTGCCCGATGATGCCGTGAATGAGAGCCGGCGGCCGTTGCTGGCCGAGGCCATGCGCCAGTTCCGCGACGAGCACTATGCTAAGGCCCTGCAGAATCTGCGCCGGGTGCCCACCAGCAGCCTAGGCCAAGATACTTTGCTGTACTACAGCGGAATTATGTTGCTCAGCCAGGAAGAACCAGAGCAAATCAGGGCTTCGCAGCCGTTTCTGCGGCGCGTGGCCATGCAGTCGGCCTCGCCGTTGGCCGGAAGGGCGCGCTACCACCTCGGTATGGCCTACTGGCGCAATCAGCAGATTACGGCCGCCCGCAACACGCTACGCTCTGTCGCCAACGACGCCCGCAACCCCTATCAGGACGCCGCCCGCCAACTCCTGCGCTCCAACGCCCTGCCTCAAGAGTAG
- a CDS encoding metallophosphoesterase family protein, which yields MARYATTDIHGCLLSLRHLLEEKIKLKPQDELYVLGDYVNKGPDSRGVLDYLMQLHQRGYQIVCLRGNHDHDLLRAAQGEITLTWGSVDDYRLTLDSFGVERPEDIPERYLRWINDLPYQFDIPGFMLVHAGYDFRQPPAEMRQQWHTMLNIKEFVFDASRTGGRRVVHGHVPTPTSEVEAQVKAQKGSIGLDTGCVYRHNPELHHLAALDLDANKLYLQPNIEPDYPIGMRY from the coding sequence ATGGCCCGCTACGCTACCACCGATATTCACGGTTGCCTGCTTTCCCTCAGGCACTTACTGGAGGAAAAGATCAAGCTCAAGCCCCAGGATGAGCTATATGTACTGGGCGACTACGTAAACAAAGGTCCCGACAGCCGGGGCGTGTTGGACTACCTCATGCAGCTGCATCAGCGCGGCTACCAGATAGTGTGCCTGCGCGGCAACCACGACCATGACCTGCTGCGCGCCGCCCAGGGCGAAATAACCCTTACCTGGGGCTCCGTGGACGACTACAGGCTTACGCTGGATAGCTTCGGGGTAGAACGACCCGAGGACATTCCGGAGCGCTACCTGCGTTGGATCAACGACTTGCCCTATCAGTTTGATATTCCGGGCTTTATGCTGGTACATGCTGGCTACGATTTCCGGCAGCCGCCCGCCGAAATGCGCCAGCAGTGGCATACCATGCTCAATATCAAAGAGTTTGTATTCGACGCTTCGCGCACGGGAGGCCGGCGCGTGGTGCACGGTCATGTGCCTACCCCCACCTCAGAGGTTGAGGCCCAGGTGAAAGCTCAGAAAGGCTCCATCGGGCTGGATACCGGCTGCGTGTACCGCCACAACCCGGAGCTGCACCATCTGGCCGCTTTGGACCTCGATGCCAACAAGCTGTACCTGCAGCCTAACATCGAGCCCGACTACCCCATTGGGATGAGATATTGA
- a CDS encoding zinc-dependent alcohol dehydrogenase, which produces MLAMDYRGPKRVRATQKPMPEIKHPQDAIVRVTRSCICGSDLHLYNGNVPDTRVGMTFGHEFCGIVEEVGSEVTKIKVGDHVLVPFNVACGECHFCKQGMFGNCHESNTQASAVGGIFGYSHTAGGYNGGQAEYARVPYANVGPTVIPEGMDPDDAVLLTDVVPTGYQAAEMAGIQKGDTVVVFGAGPVGIMAARCSWLFGAGRVIIIDKEDYRLEFARNYANCEAYNFEKDMDDPVVFIKKQTDFMGADCVIDAVGAEAAGNAMQTITGRKLLLQAGSATAMHWAINSVKKGGVVSVVGVYGPTDNLIPMGNVLNKGLTIRGNQASVKRLLPRLIEHVQNGVINPKALITHRIPLEEVAEGYRLFSAKLDNCIKPLLVFPSSNI; this is translated from the coding sequence ATGCTAGCAATGGACTACCGGGGCCCTAAAAGGGTCCGTGCCACACAGAAACCCATGCCGGAAATCAAGCATCCGCAGGATGCCATTGTCCGGGTTACCCGTTCGTGCATTTGCGGCTCCGACCTGCACCTATACAATGGCAACGTGCCCGACACTCGGGTTGGCATGACCTTCGGCCACGAGTTCTGCGGAATTGTGGAGGAAGTAGGATCTGAAGTAACCAAAATCAAAGTAGGCGACCATGTGCTGGTGCCTTTCAATGTGGCCTGCGGCGAATGTCACTTCTGTAAGCAGGGCATGTTCGGCAACTGTCACGAGTCCAACACCCAGGCCAGCGCCGTGGGCGGTATCTTCGGCTACTCGCACACCGCCGGCGGCTACAACGGCGGCCAGGCCGAATATGCCCGGGTGCCTTATGCCAACGTGGGCCCCACGGTAATCCCGGAAGGCATGGACCCCGATGATGCCGTGCTGCTCACCGACGTAGTACCCACCGGTTACCAGGCCGCCGAAATGGCTGGTATTCAGAAGGGTGACACGGTAGTAGTATTCGGTGCCGGTCCGGTAGGCATTATGGCTGCCCGTTGCTCCTGGCTGTTTGGCGCCGGCCGCGTTATCATCATCGACAAGGAAGACTACCGCCTGGAGTTTGCCCGTAACTATGCCAACTGCGAGGCTTACAACTTTGAGAAGGACATGGACGACCCGGTGGTGTTCATCAAGAAGCAAACCGACTTCATGGGTGCCGACTGTGTGATTGACGCCGTGGGCGCTGAGGCTGCCGGCAACGCCATGCAAACCATTACGGGCCGCAAGCTGCTGCTGCAGGCCGGCTCGGCCACGGCTATGCACTGGGCCATCAACTCCGTGAAGAAGGGCGGGGTAGTGTCGGTAGTGGGTGTATATGGCCCCACCGACAACCTGATTCCGATGGGTAACGTGCTGAACAAAGGCCTGACCATCCGGGGCAACCAGGCCTCGGTGAAGCGCCTGCTGCCGCGCCTGATTGAGCACGTGCAGAATGGCGTGATTAACCCCAAGGCGCTGATTACGCACCGGATTCCGCTGGAAGAAGTAGCAGAGGGCTACCGCCTGTTCTCGGCCAAGCTCGACAACTGCATCAAGCCGCTGCTGGTTTTCCCTTCCTCCAACATTTAA
- a CDS encoding multidrug effflux MFS transporter translates to MPPTHPWPGGISYPCMSKQRYFFLILILGTLSALGPFSIDMYLPGFPAIAQDLHTTPAKVALSLSSFFVGVSAGQLLYGPLLDRFGRKKPLYVGLLLYVAASVGCYLCHSIDALVALRFLQAIGSCAATVAAVAMVRDLFPVQDAPKVFSLLTLVISVSPMLAPTIGSYMISAYGWQSVFLVLFLMGALMLLASIFWLPESYQPDPTYSLHPKPILTTFWSVLREPQFFTYALTGAMTFGGLLAYVSGSPLVFMDIFGVSEKTYGWIFALLSVGFIGSSQVNSWVLRYYRSEQIVLAAMACQSVIGLVFLVGTWQGWFGVVGTVVMLFLFLCCLGYANPNASALSIAPFSKNAGSAAALMGATQMGVGALASFGVSMFNTRTAVPMVAIMASTALLALLIQLIGHRVIGEPVAASEDAVVLVH, encoded by the coding sequence ATGCCCCCGACCCACCCGTGGCCGGGCGGCATTTCCTACCCCTGCATGAGCAAGCAACGCTACTTTTTTCTGATTCTGATCCTGGGCACATTGTCGGCGCTAGGTCCTTTTTCCATTGACATGTACTTGCCGGGTTTTCCGGCCATTGCCCAGGACCTGCACACCACGCCTGCCAAAGTAGCCCTGTCCTTATCGAGCTTTTTTGTGGGCGTATCGGCCGGGCAGCTGCTCTACGGGCCCCTGCTGGACCGATTCGGGCGCAAGAAGCCGCTGTACGTGGGCCTGCTGCTCTACGTGGCGGCTTCGGTGGGCTGCTACCTCTGCCACTCCATTGATGCGCTGGTAGCCCTGCGCTTTCTGCAGGCTATCGGGAGCTGTGCGGCTACCGTGGCCGCCGTAGCTATGGTACGTGACCTGTTTCCGGTGCAGGATGCGCCGAAGGTGTTTTCCCTGCTTACGCTGGTTATCAGCGTATCGCCCATGCTGGCGCCTACCATTGGTAGCTATATGATATCGGCTTACGGGTGGCAGTCGGTGTTTCTGGTGCTGTTTCTAATGGGGGCCCTGATGCTGCTGGCCAGCATCTTCTGGCTGCCCGAAAGCTACCAGCCCGACCCTACCTACTCCCTGCACCCCAAACCTATCCTCACCACCTTCTGGTCGGTGCTACGGGAGCCGCAGTTCTTCACCTACGCCCTCACCGGCGCCATGACGTTCGGAGGGCTACTGGCCTACGTATCAGGCTCGCCCCTGGTGTTCATGGACATCTTCGGGGTCAGTGAGAAAACCTACGGCTGGATTTTCGCCCTACTCTCAGTAGGCTTTATTGGCTCCAGCCAGGTGAACAGTTGGGTACTGCGCTACTACCGCAGCGAGCAAATTGTGCTGGCGGCCATGGCCTGCCAGTCGGTTATTGGGCTGGTGTTTCTGGTGGGGACCTGGCAGGGTTGGTTCGGGGTGGTAGGCACCGTGGTCATGCTATTCCTGTTTTTGTGCTGCCTGGGCTACGCCAACCCCAATGCGTCGGCTTTGTCCATTGCTCCTTTCTCGAAAAACGCGGGTAGCGCCGCTGCCCTCATGGGGGCCACCCAAATGGGTGTGGGCGCGCTGGCCTCGTTTGGGGTCAGCATGTTCAACACCCGTACGGCCGTGCCTATGGTAGCCATTATGGCCTCCACCGCCCTGCTGGCTCTGCTCATTCAGCTCATCGGCCACCGCGTTATCGGGGAGCCTGTAGCCGCCTCCGAGGATGCTGTGGTGTTAGTGCACTAA
- a CDS encoding 4a-hydroxytetrahydrobiopterin dehydratase, producing the protein MWTQQDNALTRTFRFKDFKMAFSFMSDVAEEAEYQEHHPWWSNEYNVVSFRLRTHDAGNTVTEKDQKLAAAIDQLAAEYGGVVQEG; encoded by the coding sequence ATGTGGACCCAGCAAGACAACGCCCTGACCCGCACCTTCCGCTTCAAAGATTTCAAGATGGCCTTCAGCTTCATGAGCGACGTAGCCGAGGAAGCTGAGTACCAGGAGCATCACCCTTGGTGGAGCAACGAGTACAACGTGGTCAGCTTCCGCCTGCGCACCCACGACGCCGGTAACACCGTCACGGAGAAGGATCAGAAGCTCGCCGCCGCCATCGACCAGCTGGCCGCCGAGTATGGCGGCGTGGTGCAGGAGGGGTAG
- the rsmI gene encoding 16S rRNA (cytidine(1402)-2'-O)-methyltransferase, translating into MTTATPAPTLLYLVPTPIGNLEDITLRAIRVLGEVDTVLAEDTRTSGRLLQHLNIKKPMLSYHLHNEHQQVQRLLERLEKGETMALVSDAGTPGISDPGFLLVRECLARGLKVECLPGATAFVPALLKSGFGAERFTFEGFLPVKKGRQTRLRELAQETRTMIFYESPHRIVKTLEQLAEVLGPGRMASVSRELTKLFEETLTAPLAELAANFAARSAIKGEIVLVVQGHKEERTKEDRYTDDER; encoded by the coding sequence ATGACAACTGCTACCCCCGCCCCTACGCTTTTGTACCTGGTGCCCACACCCATCGGTAACCTGGAGGATATTACCCTGCGGGCCATTCGGGTGCTGGGCGAAGTGGATACGGTGCTGGCCGAAGACACCCGCACCAGTGGCCGGCTGCTGCAGCACCTGAATATCAAGAAGCCCATGCTCAGCTACCACCTCCACAACGAGCACCAGCAAGTGCAGCGCCTGCTGGAGCGGCTGGAAAAGGGCGAAACCATGGCCCTGGTATCAGATGCCGGTACGCCCGGAATTTCCGACCCCGGCTTTTTGTTGGTGCGGGAGTGCCTAGCCCGGGGGCTGAAAGTGGAATGCCTGCCCGGGGCTACCGCCTTCGTGCCGGCCCTGCTAAAATCAGGATTCGGGGCCGAGCGGTTTACCTTCGAGGGCTTTCTGCCCGTGAAGAAAGGCCGGCAAACCCGCCTCAGGGAACTGGCCCAGGAAACCCGCACCATGATTTTCTACGAGTCGCCGCACCGGATTGTGAAGACCCTGGAGCAGCTCGCAGAAGTGCTGGGCCCCGGGCGCATGGCCTCCGTGAGCCGGGAGCTGACCAAGCTGTTCGAGGAAACCCTGACGGCCCCCCTTGCGGAGCTGGCTGCCAACTTCGCAGCCCGCTCGGCCATCAAGGGCGAAATTGTGCTGGTGGTGCAGGGCCACAAGGAAGAGCGCACCAAAGAAGACCGTTATACTGACGACGAACGATAG
- the lnt gene encoding apolipoprotein N-acyltransferase, with protein sequence MLTQTTSAAAAAPVAASDKLAAWQPALLAVLSAVLLWLGWPVHPAVLALLLLVGWVPYLRMEQQLTTRGASGWKVWRYSYLLLVLWNLFTTYWVSYSTLGGGITAVVCNALLMSLPLTAFYHTKKRFGPKLGYLSLPIYWIAFEQVHLHWFLTWPWLTLGNGFAQANQWVQWYEYTGFLGGSVWVWLVNLLVFRAWFGFRQPSPTPHPQGKASERKVSWLWPVLAAVLPIGASYLIGSQYQEKGPTAEVLVIQPNVDPFNEKFEGGANFISHDLQLQRMLTLTEQNLTPQTKLVLWPETSLDETYFESNIDGYPKIQHLRQWLGQHPGVELITGLTTVEQYGPQKEKASPTARFREDLGYYDIFNAALHLGSATGPAEFYHKSRLVPGVEGVPPWLSAFVIDLGGTAGGLGSQPERTVYRTATPGLSVGPVICYESVYGDFVGDYVKNGASLIGIITNDGWWSDSPGHNQHLQYATLRAIETRRDIARSANTGISAFINQKGEITQRTGWWVQAASRATVHLNTEQTFYVRYGELIGPACQVLAVLLLVLTVVRAAQNRKQLAA encoded by the coding sequence GTGCTGACACAAACTACTTCTGCTGCTGCCGCCGCGCCGGTGGCCGCTTCTGATAAGCTCGCGGCCTGGCAGCCGGCTTTGCTGGCCGTGCTGAGCGCGGTGCTCTTGTGGCTGGGCTGGCCGGTGCACCCCGCTGTACTGGCCTTGCTACTGCTGGTGGGCTGGGTTCCCTACCTCCGCATGGAGCAGCAACTCACTACGCGCGGTGCCAGCGGCTGGAAGGTGTGGCGCTACAGCTACTTGCTGCTGGTGCTCTGGAACCTGTTTACTACCTACTGGGTGAGCTACAGCACCTTGGGCGGTGGCATTACGGCCGTGGTCTGCAATGCGTTGCTGATGAGCCTACCCCTCACGGCGTTCTACCACACCAAGAAGCGCTTCGGCCCGAAGCTGGGCTACCTCTCCCTCCCTATCTACTGGATTGCCTTCGAGCAAGTGCACCTGCACTGGTTCCTGACCTGGCCCTGGCTGACGCTGGGCAACGGCTTCGCCCAAGCCAACCAGTGGGTGCAGTGGTACGAGTACACCGGCTTCCTGGGCGGTTCCGTCTGGGTCTGGCTGGTGAACCTGCTGGTATTCCGGGCGTGGTTTGGCTTTCGGCAGCCTAGCCCTACCCCCCATCCTCAGGGCAAAGCCTCCGAGAGGAAGGTAAGCTGGCTGTGGCCCGTGCTGGCGGCCGTACTACCGATAGGGGCATCCTATCTCATTGGGAGCCAGTATCAAGAGAAAGGCCCCACGGCCGAGGTGCTGGTGATTCAGCCCAACGTGGACCCGTTTAATGAGAAGTTCGAGGGCGGCGCCAACTTTATTTCCCACGACTTGCAGCTGCAGCGCATGCTCACCCTCACCGAGCAGAACCTCACCCCCCAGACCAAGCTCGTGCTCTGGCCCGAAACCTCCCTCGATGAAACCTACTTCGAGTCGAATATCGACGGCTACCCCAAAATTCAGCACCTGCGCCAGTGGTTGGGCCAGCACCCGGGGGTAGAGCTGATTACGGGCCTGACGACGGTGGAGCAGTACGGCCCGCAAAAGGAAAAAGCTAGCCCCACCGCCCGCTTCCGCGAAGACCTGGGCTACTACGACATTTTCAACGCCGCCCTGCACCTGGGTAGCGCCACCGGCCCGGCCGAGTTCTACCATAAGTCGAGGCTGGTGCCGGGGGTAGAGGGCGTGCCGCCGTGGCTATCGGCCTTCGTGATTGACCTGGGCGGCACGGCCGGCGGCCTGGGCTCCCAGCCTGAGCGCACGGTGTACCGCACCGCTACTCCGGGCCTAAGCGTAGGGCCGGTTATCTGCTACGAATCGGTGTACGGCGACTTTGTGGGCGACTACGTGAAGAACGGGGCCTCCCTCATCGGCATCATCACCAACGACGGCTGGTGGTCCGATTCGCCGGGCCACAACCAGCACCTGCAGTACGCAACCCTGCGCGCCATCGAAACCCGCCGCGACATTGCCCGCTCGGCCAATACCGGCATCTCGGCCTTCATCAACCAGAAAGGTGAAATTACCCAGCGCACCGGCTGGTGGGTGCAGGCAGCCAGCCGCGCCACCGTGCACCTGAACACGGAGCAAACCTTCTACGTCCGCTACGGCGAGCTGATTGGCCCCGCCTGCCAAGTGCTGGCTGTGCTCTTGCTCGTGCTAACGGTGGTGCGGGCCGCGCAGAACCGAAAACAACTAGCGGCGTAA